In Canis lupus familiaris isolate Mischka breed German Shepherd chromosome 24, alternate assembly UU_Cfam_GSD_1.0, whole genome shotgun sequence, a single genomic region encodes these proteins:
- the LOC119877501 gene encoding tetratricopeptide repeat protein 14 homolog, with product MPLTGQHHRRQLAPWRPSVKPTKPLSDSAGRRAICRSRLSQESSSWNVRAQGGGQQSQGRPRRDRAYTRVALGLQTRRSLAAGGGQRRSPRAEGGRWSGWLLTRSWGRGREASPLPRTPPPARPGQDRAPAHQLPQGHGHTRGHTRSRSRSRSQSPSPAEQPG from the exons ATGCCGCTCACCGGTCAGCATCACCGCCGGCAGTTGGCTCCCTGGAGACCGTCAGTTAAACCGACAAAGCCTCTGTCAGACTCCGCAGGGCGTCGCGCCATCTGCCGCTCCAGGCTCAGCCAGGAGAGCAGTTCCTGGAACGTTCGGGCTCAGGGAGGCGGCCAACAGTCACAGGGTCGGCCCCGCAGGGACAGGGCGTATACACGGGTTGCCCTGGGCCTGCAGACGCGCAGGTCCCTTGCTGCTGGCGGTGGccagaggaggag ccccagagcAGAAGGAGGCCGCTGGAGTGGCTGGCTGCTGACCCGCTCCTGGGGACGAGGACGGGaggccagccccctcccccgcaccccccccccagctcgGCCAGGCCAGGACAGAGCCCCAGCTCACCAGCTGCCGCAGGGACACGGCCACACCCGGGGCCACacccggagccggagccggagccggagccagAGCCCGAGCCCGGCTGAGCAGCCGGGCTGA